The Myxococcales bacterium genome contains a region encoding:
- a CDS encoding DHH family phosphoesterase, whose protein sequence is MAKIDVFNGDADGICALTQFRNANPAESRLITGVKRDIALVAKAGIEAGDEVTVLDVSLDKNRDAVVAALELGANVFYVDHHFAGDIPTQAGLETLIDTSPDICTSILMNEHLGGRFVEWAIVGAFGDNLKTSAESLAGPLSFAATEIELLENLGIYINYNGYGATLDELHFRPKDLYELVSVYAKPLDFIRDGAQHFEKLETGYREDMASARKVKASRQSRAAAVFMFPDRSWARRVSGVFSNDLANESPDRAHAVVTERGDGTYLVSVRAPLSNKVGAVDLCRRFPTGGGREAAAGINNLPADQLEDFTNEFCDFYSS, encoded by the coding sequence GGGATCTGTGCCCTCACGCAGTTCCGCAACGCCAACCCCGCCGAGAGCCGATTGATCACGGGAGTCAAGCGTGACATTGCCCTCGTCGCAAAGGCGGGGATCGAAGCTGGCGACGAGGTAACGGTGTTGGATGTCTCGCTCGACAAGAACCGCGACGCAGTTGTGGCCGCACTCGAGTTGGGGGCGAACGTCTTCTACGTGGACCATCACTTTGCCGGGGACATCCCGACGCAAGCGGGACTCGAAACGTTGATCGATACGTCACCCGACATCTGTACGAGCATCTTGATGAACGAACATCTCGGGGGACGATTCGTCGAATGGGCGATCGTTGGTGCATTCGGCGACAACTTGAAGACGAGTGCCGAGTCTCTGGCGGGGCCCCTGTCGTTCGCCGCTACCGAGATCGAGCTTCTCGAAAACCTGGGGATCTACATCAACTACAACGGGTACGGTGCGACACTCGACGAGCTCCACTTTCGTCCAAAAGATCTATACGAATTGGTTTCCGTATATGCCAAGCCGCTCGATTTTATTCGAGACGGCGCGCAGCATTTTGAAAAGCTCGAGACCGGTTACCGCGAAGACATGGCGAGCGCGCGAAAGGTAAAGGCCAGTCGCCAGTCCCGGGCCGCCGCAGTGTTCATGTTCCCAGACCGTTCCTGGGCCCGGCGAGTGAGCGGAGTCTTCAGTAACGATCTCGCCAATGAATCGCCGGACAGGGCGCACGCGGTGGTGACCGAACGAGGGGATGGCACGTATCTCGTGAGTGTCCGCGCGCCACTCAGCAACAAAGTCGGTGCAGTCGATTTGTGCCGCCGCTTTCCGACCGGTGGGGGGCGGGAAGCCGCGGCCGGCATCAACAACCTGCCCGCCGACCAGCTCGAAGACTTCACAAATGAGTTCTGCGATTTTTATTCGAGTTAG